The following are encoded in a window of Providencia rettgeri genomic DNA:
- a CDS encoding IS3 family transposase (programmed frameshift) — protein sequence MKKARFTETQIVNILKLADSGMKVEDICRQNGISNATYYNWKSKYGGMEANDVKRLKELEEENAKLKKMFAEVSLENHAMKALFGKKGLVVTEKKSSAQSLKSAGLSVMKACQLTSLSRATFYRQSVDWRKKDCVVIDALQSVLAKSPQSGFWKCYFRLRFQGYSFNHKRIYRVYCRLGLNLKRRVKKVSPVREKRPLVIEKIPNVQWALDFVHDSVYCGKRFRTLNIIDEGTRECLAIEVDTSLPAERVIRVLERLKIDRGLPKQIRVDNGPELISVNLLNYCTNNQIELCHIQPGKPQQNGFIERFNGSFRREFLNAYLFESLSQVREMVWFWQQDYNLNRTHESLNHLPPEVYRKQLENSNLGCLN from the exons ATGAAAAAAGCCCGTTTTACTGAAACTCAAATCGTTAATATCTTAAAACTCGCTGATTCTGGTATGAAAGTGGAAGATATATGCCGCCAAAATGGGATTAGTAATGCTACATACTACAATTGGAAATCAAAGTATGGTGGTATGGAAGCTAATGATGTTAAACGATTAAAAGAGCTTGAAGAGGAAAATGCAAAGCTCAAAAAAATGTTTGCAGAAGTTAGCCTTGAAAATCATGCCATGAAGGCACTTTTTG GCAAAAAAGGGTTGGTAGTGACTGAGAAGAAGTCCAGCGCTCAATCATTGAAGAGTGCCGGTTTATCAGTCATGAAAGCTTGTCAGCTGACATCATTATCACGCGCAACATTTTATCGTCAATCTGTTGATTGGCGTAAAAAAGATTGTGTAGTGATTGATGCACTCCAATCCGTTTTAGCTAAATCGCCACAATCAGGATTTTGGAAGTGCTATTTTCGGCTGAGATTTCAAGGTTATTCCTTTAATCATAAACGCATTTATCGTGTTTATTGCCGATTAGGATTAAATCTAAAACGTCGTGTTAAAAAAGTGAGCCCTGTACGTGAAAAAAGGCCGTTAGTGATTGAAAAAATCCCGAATGTTCAATGGGCATTGGATTTTGTACATGACAGTGTATATTGTGGTAAGCGTTTCAGAACCTTAAATATTATCGATGAAGGAACACGTGAATGTTTGGCGATTGAAGTGGATACCTCGTTGCCAGCTGAACGGGTTATTAGAGTACTCGAACGTTTGAAAATCGATAGAGGATTGCCAAAACAAATTCGCGTGGATAATGGGCCTGAACTTATTTCAGTTAATCTATTGAATTATTGTACAAATAATCAGATTGAGCTATGCCATATTCAACCCGGTAAACCGCAACAAAACGGTTTTATCGAACGCTTTAATGGTTCATTTCGCCGTGAATTTTTAAATGCCTATTTATTTGAATCATTAAGCCAAGTACGTGAAATGGTGTGGTTTTGGCAACAAGATTATAATTTGAATCGAACTCATGAAAGTTTAAATCACCTCCCACCGGAGGTCTATCGTAAACAGTTAGAAAACTCTAATTTGGGGTGTCTCAATTAA